The following coding sequences lie in one Arabidopsis thaliana chromosome 3, partial sequence genomic window:
- the PAP22 gene encoding purple acid phosphatase 22 (purple acid phosphatase 22 (PAP22); FUNCTIONS IN: protein serine/threonine phosphatase activity, acid phosphatase activity; INVOLVED IN: biological_process unknown; LOCATED IN: endomembrane system; EXPRESSED IN: 12 plant structures; EXPRESSED DURING: 6 growth stages; CONTAINS InterPro DOMAIN/s: Metallophosphoesterase (InterPro:IPR004843), Purple acid phosphatase-like, N-terminal (InterPro:IPR008963); BEST Arabidopsis thaliana protein match is: purple acid phosphatase 21 (TAIR:AT3G52810.1); Has 2151 Blast hits to 2132 proteins in 447 species: Archae - 3; Bacteria - 778; Metazoa - 239; Fungi - 77; Plants - 761; Viruses - 0; Other Eukaryotes - 293 (source: NCBI BLink).) produces the protein MKLFGLFLSFTLLFLCPFISQADVPELSRQPPRPIVFVHNDRSKSDPQQVHISLAGKDHMRVTFITEDNKVESVVEYGKQPGKYDGKATGECTSYKYFFYKSGKIHHVKIGPLQANTTYYYRCGGNGPEFSFKTPPSTFPVEFAIVGDLGQTEWTAATLSHINSQDYDVFLLPGDLSYADTHQPLWDSFGRLVEPLASKRPWMVTEGNHEIEFFPIIEHTTFKSYNARWLMPHTESFSTSNLYYSFDVAGVHTVMLGSYTDFDCESDQYQWLQADLAKVDRKTTPWVVVLLHAPWYNTNEAHEGEGESMREAMESLLFNARVDVVFSGHVHAYERFKRVYNNKADPCGPIHITIGDGGNREGLALSFKKPPSPLSEFRESSFGHGRLKVMDGKRAHWSWHRNNDSNSLLADEVWLDSLSTSSSCWPSSRSNDEL, from the exons atgaaactttttggtctctttcttagttttactctcttgtttctttgtccGTTCATATCTCAAGCCGATGTGCCGGAACTTAGCCGCCAGCCGCCTCGTCCCATCGTATTCGTCCATAATGACCGCTCCAAATCCGATCCGCAACAG gTGCACATATCGTTAGCGGGTAAGGACCACATGAGAGTAACATTCATAACGGAAGACAACAAGGTGGAGTCGGTAGTGGAATACGGTAAACAACCAGGAAAGTACGACGGAAAAGCCACCGGAGAATGCACTTCTTACAAATACTTCTTCTACAAATCCGGCAAAATCCACCATGTCAAGATCGGACCTCTCCAAGCCAACACCACTTACTACTACCGTTGTGGCGGCAACGGCCCTGAATTTTCTTTCAAGACCCCTCCATCAACTTTTCCTGTCGAGTTCGCAATCGTAG GCGACCTAGGCCAAACCGAATGGACAGCAGCAACGTTATCTCATATAAATAGCCAAGACTACGACGTGTTTCTACTTCCTGGAGACCTATCCTACGCCGACACTCACCAGCCACTCTGGGACTCCTTTGGTCGCCTAGTGGAGCCACTAGCGAGCAAGCGTCCTTGGATGGTTACTGAAGGAAACCACGAAATCGAATTCTTCCCAATCATTGAACACACAACCTTCAAGTCATACAATGCTCGGTGGCTCATGCCTCACACCGAGAGCTTCTCTACCTCCAACCTGTACTACTCTTTTGACGTAGCCGGTGTCCACACTGTTATGCTTGGTTCTTACACCGACTTTGACTGTGAATCCGATCAGTATCAATGGCTCCAGGCCGATCTAGCAAAG gTTGACCGTAAAACGACGCCGTGGGTGGTGGTGTTGCTGCACGCCCCGTGGTACAACACAAACGAGGCACATGAAGGTGAAGGAGAGAGCATGAGGGAAGCTATGGAGTCTCTGCTCTTTAATGCTCGAGTCGACGTCGTCTTTTCTGGCCATGTTCATGCCTACGAACGTTTC AAACGTGTATATAACAACAAGGCCGACCCCTGTGGGCCTATACACATTACCATCGGTGACGGCGGTAACCGAGAGGGCCTTGCTTTATC ATTCAAGAAGCCTCCTTCACCTTTATCGGAATTTCGCGAATCGAGTTTTGGACATGGGAGATTGAAGGTTATGGACGGGAAACGAGCACATTGGTCATGGCATAGAAACAATGACTCGAACTCACTTCTTGCTGATGAGGTCTGGCTTGATAGTCTTagcacatcatcatcatgttgGCCTTCAAGTCGCTCCAATGATGAGCTCTAG
- the BGAL2 gene encoding beta-galactosidase 2 (beta-galactosidase 2 (BGAL2); FUNCTIONS IN: cation binding, beta-galactosidase activity, hydrolase activity, hydrolyzing O-glycosyl compounds, catalytic activity; INVOLVED IN: lactose catabolic process, using glucoside 3-dehydrogenase, carbohydrate metabolic process, lactose catabolic process via UDP-galactose, lactose catabolic process; LOCATED IN: apoplast; EXPRESSED IN: 26 plant structures; EXPRESSED DURING: 12 growth stages; CONTAINS InterPro DOMAIN/s: Glycoside hydrolase, family 35, conserved site (InterPro:IPR019801), Glycoside hydrolase, family 35 (InterPro:IPR001944), Glycoside hydrolase, catalytic core (InterPro:IPR017853), Galactose-binding domain-like (InterPro:IPR008979), Glycoside hydrolase, subgroup, catalytic core (InterPro:IPR013781); BEST Arabidopsis thaliana protein match is: beta-galactosidase 12 (TAIR:AT4G26140.1); Has 30201 Blast hits to 17322 proteins in 780 species: Archae - 12; Bacteria - 1396; Metazoa - 17338; Fungi - 3422; Plants - 5037; Viruses - 0; Other Eukaryotes - 2996 (source: NCBI BLink).): MSMHFRNKAWIILAILCFSSLIHSTEAVVTYDHKALIINGQRRILISGSIHYPRSTPEMWPDLIKKAKEGGLDVIQTYVFWNGHEPSPGNYYFQDRYDLVKFTKLVHQAGLYLDLRIGPYVCAEWNFGGFPVWLKYVPGMVFRTDNEPFKIAMQKFTKKIVDMMKEEKLFETQGGPIILSQIENEYGPMQWEMGAAGKAYSKWTAEMALGLSTGVPWIMCKQEDAPYPIIDTCNGFYCEGFKPNSDNKPKLWTENWTGWFTEFGGAIPNRPVEDIAFSVARFIQNGGSFMNYYMYYGGTNFDRTAGVFIATSYDYDAPIDEYGLLREPKYSHLKELHKVIKLCEPALVSVDPTITSLGDKQEIHVFKSKTSCAAFLSNYDTSSAARVMFRGFPYDLPPWSVSILPDCKTEYYNTAKIRAPTILMKMIPTSTKFSWESYNEGSPSSNEAGTFVKDGLVEQISMTRDKTDYFWYFTDITIGSDESFLKTGDNPLLTIFSAGHALHVFVNGLLAGTSYGALSNSKLTFSQNIKLSVGINKLALLSTAVGLPNAGVHYETWNTGILGPVTLKGVNSGTWDMSKWKWSYKIGLRGEAMSLHTLAGSSAVKWWIKGFVVKKQPLTWYKSSFDTPRGNEPLALDMNTMGKGQVWVNGHNIGRHWPAYTARGNCGRCNYAGIYNEKKCLSHCGEPSQRWYHVPRSWLKPFGNLLVIFEEWGGDPSGISLVKRTAK; encoded by the exons ATGAGTATGCATTTTAGGAATAAAGCATGGATTATTCTGGCAATTCTGTgtttttcatctttgattCACTCAACAGAAGCAGTGGTCACTTATGATCACAAAGCTTTAATCATCAATGGACAGAGAAGGATCCTTATCTCCGGTTCTATACACTATCCAAGAAGCACTCCTGAG ATGTGGCCTGATCTTATAAAGAAGGCCAAAGAAGGAGGTTTGGATGTTATACAAACATATGTTTTCTGGAATGGACATGAACCTTCTCCTGGAAAT TACTATTTTCAGGATAGATATGATCTGGTTAAATTCACCAAACTGGTGCACCAAGCTGGACTATATCTTGATCTAAGAATTGGTCCATATGTTTGTGCCGAGTGGAATTTTGg GGGATTTCCGGTTTGGCTCAAATATGTTCCTGGTATGGTTTTCAGAACAGATAACGAACCTTTCAAG ATTGCAATGCAAAAATTCACAAAGAAGATTGTGGAtatgatgaaagaagaaaagctgtTTGAGACTCAAGGAGGACCCATCATTCTCTCACAG ATAGAGAATGAGTATGGACCAATGCAATGGGAGATGGGAGCAGCAGGAAAGGCTTACTCAAAATGGACAGCTGAAATGGCATTGGGACTGTCCACAGGTGTCCCATGGATTATGTGCAAGCAAGAGGATGCTCCTTACCCTATt aTAGACACATGCAATGGATTTTATTGTGAGGGTTTCAAACCAAACTCAGACAATAAGCCGAAGTTGTGGACAGAGAACTGGACTGGTTG GTTCACGGAATTTGGAGGTGCGATACCAAATAGACCAGTCGAAGACATTGCGTTCTCCGTGGCTCGTTTCATACAGAACGGTGGTTCTTTTATGAATTATTATATG TATTATGGAGGGACCAACTTTGATAGAACAGCCGGTGTTTTCATCGCCACTAGCTATGACTACGATGCTCCTATTGACGAATATG GATTACTAAGAGAACCCAAGTATAGTCACTTGAAAGAGTTACATAAAGTCATCAAGCTATGTGAACCTGCATTGGTCTCTGTTGATCCCACCATCACATCGCTCGGCGATAAACAAGAA ATTCATGTGTTCAAGTCCAAGACTTCTTGCGCTGCATTTCTCTCGAACTACGACACGAGTTCTGCAGCAAGAGTTATGTTTAGGGGATTTCCGTATGATTTGCCTCCTTGGTCTGTTAGTATTTTACCAGACTGCAAAACCGAATATTACAACACTGCAAAG ATCCGTGCACCAACCATACTTATGAAGATGATTCCTACAAGCACAAAGTTTTCCTGGGAATCGTACAACGAAGGAAGCCCTTCTTCAAATGAAGCTGGTACATTTGTTAAAGATGGTCTAGTGGAACAAATAAGCATGACCAGAGATAAAACAGATTATTTCTGGTATTTTACGGA CATTACAATTGGTTCTGATGAGAGCTTCTTGAAGACTGGTGATAATCCTCTTCTTACCATTTTTTCGGCTGGGCATGCTCTTCATGTATTCGTTAATGGCCTGCTTGCAg gAACTTCCTATGGAGCACTGAGCAACTCAAAGCTCACATTTagtcaaaatatcaaattgaGTGTAGGCATCAACAAACTTGCTCTGCTTAGTACTGCAGTGGGTCTTCCG AACGCTGGTGTGCATTATGAGACTTGGAATACTGGTATTCTAGGGCCAGTCACATTGAAGGGAGTAAACTCTGGAACATGGGACATGTCTAAATGGAAGTGGTCTTACAAG ATTGGTCTTAGAGGTGAAGCTATGAGCCTTCACACCTTAGCTGGAAGTTCAGCTGTGAAATGGTGGATCAAAGGATTCGTGGTCAAGAAGCAACCCTTGACCTGGTACAAG TCTTCTTTTGATACACCGAGAGGCAACGAACCACTGGCTTTGGACATGAACACAATGGGGAAAGGTCAAGTTTGGGTAAATGGACATAACATTGGACGCCACTGGCCTGCCTACACGGCTCGTGGGAACTGTGGACGTTGCAACTATGCTGGAATTTACAACGAGAAGAAATGTCTCAGTCACTGTGGTGAACCTTCTCAAAGATg gTACCATGTACCTCGTTCATGGCTAAAACCGTTTGGGAACCTTCTAGTTATATTTGAGGAATGGGGTGGTGATCCAAGTGGAATCTCTCTTGTTAAAAGGACAGCCAAATGA
- a CDS encoding ankyrin repeat protein (FUNCTIONS IN: molecular_function unknown; INVOLVED IN: biological_process unknown; LOCATED IN: endomembrane system; BEST Arabidopsis thaliana protein match is: Ankyrin repeat family protein (TAIR:AT5G54700.1); Has 6 Blast hits to 6 proteins in 2 species: Archae - 0; Bacteria - 0; Metazoa - 0; Fungi - 0; Plants - 5; Viruses - 0; Other Eukaryotes - 1 (source: NCBI BLink).) has protein sequence MPFRAGGSGELALLAKLACLDGMSSLYELTCIDERTCPDELNCLDELTCLDELTCLVLSPGLPKKMSFPETFYSLFIPVRVVGYAR, from the coding sequence ATGCCGTTTCGAGCTGGTGGTTCTGGCGAGCTGGCTCTTCTTGCTAAGTTGGCTTGTCTTGACGGGATGTCTTCTCTCTACGAGCTGACTTGTATCGATGAGCGGACTTGTCCTGACGAGCTGAATTGTCTTGACGAGCTGACTTGTCTTGACGAGCTGACTTGTCTTGTCCTTTCTCCAGGtctcccaaaaaaaatgtCCTTTCCCGAGACTTTCTATTCCTTATTTATACCCGTCCGTGTAGTAGGGTACGCAAGGTGA
- the BGAL2 gene encoding beta-galactosidase 2 produces MYSDISVSLYIYVHIASRFSFIPITELIISAEYLLFFIKKQKNIERFGFSKNVKMSMHFRNKAWIILAILCFSSLIHSTEAVVTYDHKALIINGQRRILISGSIHYPRSTPEMWPDLIKKAKEGGLDVIQTYVFWNGHEPSPGNYYFQDRYDLVKFTKLVHQAGLYLDLRIGPYVCAEWNFGGFPVWLKYVPGMVFRTDNEPFKIAMQKFTKKIVDMMKEEKLFETQGGPIILSQIENEYGPMQWEMGAAGKAYSKWTAEMALGLSTGVPWIMCKQEDAPYPIIDTCNGFYCEGFKPNSDNKPKLWTENWTGWFTEFGGAIPNRPVEDIAFSVARFIQNGGSFMNYYMYYGGTNFDRTAGVFIATSYDYDAPIDEYGLLREPKYSHLKELHKVIKLCEPALVSVDPTITSLGDKQEIHVFKSKTSCAAFLSNYDTSSAARVMFRGFPYDLPPWSVSILPDCKTEYYNTAKIRAPTILMKMIPTSTKFSWESYNEGSPSSNEAGTFVKDGLVEQISMTRDKTDYFWYFTDITIGSDESFLKTGDNPLLTIFSAGHALHVFVNGLLAGTSYGALSNSKLTFSQNIKLSVGINKLALLSTAVGLPNAGVHYETWNTGILGPVTLKGVNSGTWDMSKWKWSYKIGLRGEAMSLHTLAGSSAVKWWIKGFVVKKQPLTWYKSSFDTPRGNEPLALDMNTMGKGQVWVNGHNIGRHWPAYTARGNCGRCNYAGIYNEKKCLSHCGEPSQRWYHVPRSWLKPFGNLLVIFEEWGGDPSGISLVKRTAK; encoded by the exons ATGTACAGTGACATAAGTGTCAGCCTTTACATCTATGTACATATAGCTTCTAGATTCTCATTCATTCCAATCACAGAGCTGATAATTTCAGCAgaatatttactattttttataaagaaacaaaaaaacatagaaaggTTTGGTTTTTCAAAGAACGTGAAAATGAGTATGCATTTTAGGAATAAAGCATGGATTATTCTGGCAATTCTGTgtttttcatctttgattCACTCAACAGAAGCAGTGGTCACTTATGATCACAAAGCTTTAATCATCAATGGACAGAGAAGGATCCTTATCTCCGGTTCTATACACTATCCAAGAAGCACTCCTGAG ATGTGGCCTGATCTTATAAAGAAGGCCAAAGAAGGAGGTTTGGATGTTATACAAACATATGTTTTCTGGAATGGACATGAACCTTCTCCTGGAAAT TACTATTTTCAGGATAGATATGATCTGGTTAAATTCACCAAACTGGTGCACCAAGCTGGACTATATCTTGATCTAAGAATTGGTCCATATGTTTGTGCCGAGTGGAATTTTGg GGGATTTCCGGTTTGGCTCAAATATGTTCCTGGTATGGTTTTCAGAACAGATAACGAACCTTTCAAG ATTGCAATGCAAAAATTCACAAAGAAGATTGTGGAtatgatgaaagaagaaaagctgtTTGAGACTCAAGGAGGACCCATCATTCTCTCACAG ATAGAGAATGAGTATGGACCAATGCAATGGGAGATGGGAGCAGCAGGAAAGGCTTACTCAAAATGGACAGCTGAAATGGCATTGGGACTGTCCACAGGTGTCCCATGGATTATGTGCAAGCAAGAGGATGCTCCTTACCCTATt aTAGACACATGCAATGGATTTTATTGTGAGGGTTTCAAACCAAACTCAGACAATAAGCCGAAGTTGTGGACAGAGAACTGGACTGGTTG GTTCACGGAATTTGGAGGTGCGATACCAAATAGACCAGTCGAAGACATTGCGTTCTCCGTGGCTCGTTTCATACAGAACGGTGGTTCTTTTATGAATTATTATATG TATTATGGAGGGACCAACTTTGATAGAACAGCCGGTGTTTTCATCGCCACTAGCTATGACTACGATGCTCCTATTGACGAATATG GATTACTAAGAGAACCCAAGTATAGTCACTTGAAAGAGTTACATAAAGTCATCAAGCTATGTGAACCTGCATTGGTCTCTGTTGATCCCACCATCACATCGCTCGGCGATAAACAAGAA ATTCATGTGTTCAAGTCCAAGACTTCTTGCGCTGCATTTCTCTCGAACTACGACACGAGTTCTGCAGCAAGAGTTATGTTTAGGGGATTTCCGTATGATTTGCCTCCTTGGTCTGTTAGTATTTTACCAGACTGCAAAACCGAATATTACAACACTGCAAAG ATCCGTGCACCAACCATACTTATGAAGATGATTCCTACAAGCACAAAGTTTTCCTGGGAATCGTACAACGAAGGAAGCCCTTCTTCAAATGAAGCTGGTACATTTGTTAAAGATGGTCTAGTGGAACAAATAAGCATGACCAGAGATAAAACAGATTATTTCTGGTATTTTACGGA CATTACAATTGGTTCTGATGAGAGCTTCTTGAAGACTGGTGATAATCCTCTTCTTACCATTTTTTCGGCTGGGCATGCTCTTCATGTATTCGTTAATGGCCTGCTTGCAg gAACTTCCTATGGAGCACTGAGCAACTCAAAGCTCACATTTagtcaaaatatcaaattgaGTGTAGGCATCAACAAACTTGCTCTGCTTAGTACTGCAGTGGGTCTTCCG AACGCTGGTGTGCATTATGAGACTTGGAATACTGGTATTCTAGGGCCAGTCACATTGAAGGGAGTAAACTCTGGAACATGGGACATGTCTAAATGGAAGTGGTCTTACAAG ATTGGTCTTAGAGGTGAAGCTATGAGCCTTCACACCTTAGCTGGAAGTTCAGCTGTGAAATGGTGGATCAAAGGATTCGTGGTCAAGAAGCAACCCTTGACCTGGTACAAG TCTTCTTTTGATACACCGAGAGGCAACGAACCACTGGCTTTGGACATGAACACAATGGGGAAAGGTCAAGTTTGGGTAAATGGACATAACATTGGACGCCACTGGCCTGCCTACACGGCTCGTGGGAACTGTGGACGTTGCAACTATGCTGGAATTTACAACGAGAAGAAATGTCTCAGTCACTGTGGTGAACCTTCTCAAAGATg gTACCATGTACCTCGTTCATGGCTAAAACCGTTTGGGAACCTTCTAGTTATATTTGAGGAATGGGGTGGTGATCCAAGTGGAATCTCTCTTGTTAAAAGGACAGCCAAATGA
- the PAP21 gene encoding purple acid phosphatase 21 (purple acid phosphatase 21 (PAP21); FUNCTIONS IN: protein serine/threonine phosphatase activity, acid phosphatase activity; INVOLVED IN: biological_process unknown; LOCATED IN: endomembrane system; EXPRESSED IN: petal, leaf whorl, fruit, sepal, flower; EXPRESSED DURING: 4 anthesis, petal differentiation and expansion stage; CONTAINS InterPro DOMAIN/s: Metallophosphoesterase (InterPro:IPR004843), Purple acid phosphatase-like, N-terminal (InterPro:IPR008963); BEST Arabidopsis thaliana protein match is: purple acid phosphatase 22 (TAIR:AT3G52820.1); Has 2230 Blast hits to 2213 proteins in 478 species: Archae - 3; Bacteria - 838; Metazoa - 257; Fungi - 79; Plants - 752; Viruses - 0; Other Eukaryotes - 301 (source: NCBI BLink).), whose product MKKMKIFGFLISFSLFFLSPFVCQANYDSNFTRPPPRPLFIVSHGRPKFYPQQVHISLAGKDHMRVTYTTDDLNVASMVEYGKHPKKYDKKTAGESTSYTYFFYNSGKIHHVKIGPLKPNTKYYYRCGGHGDEFSFKTPPSKFPIEFAVAGDLGQTDWTVRTLDQIRKRDFDVFLLPGDLSYADTHQPLWDSFGRLLETLASTRPWMVTEGNHEIESFPTNDHISFKSYNARWLMPHAESLSHSNLYYSFDVAGVHTVMLGSYTPYESHSDQYHWLQADLRKVDRKKTPWLVVVMHTPWYSTNKAHYGEGEKMRSALESLLYRAQVDVVFAGHVHTYERFKPIYNKKADPCGPMYITIGDGGNREGLALRFKKPQSPLSEFRESSFGHGRLRIIDHKRAHWSWHRNNDEMSSIADEVSFESPRTSSHCHSNRYRGEI is encoded by the exons atgaagaagatgaaaatatttggtttcttaattagcttttctctctttttcctctctcCGTTTGTATGTCAAGCTAACTATGATTCAAACTTCACCCGCCCGCCGCCTCGTCCTCTCTTCATTGTCTCTCACGGGCGTCCAAAGTTCTATCCTCAACAG GTGCACATATCATTGGCGGGTAAAGACCACATGAGAGTAACATACACAACAGACGACTTGAATGTGGCATCGATGGTGGAGTACGGTAAACATCCAAAAAAGTATGACAAAAAAACGGCCGGAGAATCCACTTCTTACACATACTTCTTCTACAACTCTGGAAAGATCCATCATGTCAAGATTGGTCCTCTTAAACCCAACACCAAATACTATTACCGTTGTGGTGGTCACGGTGAcgaattttctttcaaaactccCCCATCCAAATTTCCAATCGAATTCGCCGTCGCTG GTGACCTAGGCCAAACCGATTGGACCGTAAGAACATTAGATCAGATACGGAAACGGGACTTCGATGTCTTCCTCCTTCCCGGTGACCTCTCCTACGCAGACACCCACCAGCCACTTTGGGACTCCTTTGGCCGCCTCTTAGAGACTTTAGCTAGCACCCGCCCGTGGATGGTCACGGAGGGGAACCACGAGATCGAGTCTTTCCCAACCAATGACCACATAAGCTTCAAGTCATACAATGCGCGATGGCTCATGCCTCACGCTGAGAGTCTCTCTCACTCCAATCTTTACTATTCTTTTGATGTAGCAGGCGTCCACACCGTTATGCTTGGTTCTTACACCCCCTATGAGTCCCACTCCGATCAGTATCATTGGCTCCAAGCTGATTTAAGAAAG GTTGACCGTAAAAAGACGCCATggttggtggtggtgatgcACACGCCATGGTACAGTACAAACAAGGCGCATTATGGTGAAggagagaaaatgagaagtgCCCTGGAGAGTTTGCTCTATCGTGCTCAAGTAGACGTCGTTTTTGCCGGCCACGTTCATACCTACGAACGTTTC AAGCCGATATACAACAAGAAAGCCGATCCATGTGGACCAATGTACATAACCATTGGTGACGGTGGCAACCGAGAAGGCCTTGCTTTACG GTTCAAAAAGCCTCAGTCACCTTTGTCGGAATTCCGTGAATCGAGTTTTGGACATGGGAGATTAAGGATTATAGACCATAAACGAGCACATTGGTCGTGGCATAGAAACAACGACGAGATGTCATCTATTGCCGATGAAGTATCGTTCGAAAGCCCTAGAACATCATCGCATTGTCATTCAAATCGTTATAGAGGTGAGATCTAA